In Papaver somniferum cultivar HN1 unplaced genomic scaffold, ASM357369v1 unplaced-scaffold_57, whole genome shotgun sequence, the DNA window GATTTACAAATATGAGTTCGTCACCGAAAATTCGGCACACGTATAATAACAGATATTCCGAATTTATATATAATCCTGCAAATACATAGTTCGAACTTCGAAATACAAAatatttatacatatatataatatatatcttAGATTCTGGCAGACATAGATACATTACAGTCTATTTATACCCTGTCCCAGTGCATATATAACAAGTTAGGTTACTGGAGTAATGTTTTAACTccacaaaaaatcaaaatatagaCACAGATTAAGCAATTAGATGTGTCAGTTAGAGCCTAATTTGTTCCAAGTATTAAATACCTACTGATGACGATAATTCATTCTCGAAGATGTCCCAATGCCGCTACACATTCTATCCATCCAAGCAGCATTCAGGTCACTTTGAGCATCGGCTACAAAACCTTCATCAATAGCTTCATCCAGATTGCCATCAACAAGTTCAGTGTCCCACTCTGCGAGATTTTCAAGATTAATTGGGTCTCTATCTTTTAACTCAAAGTTCACGGAATTTTTCAGCATTAACGAGTTCATCCTTATGTACACCAGATCTTTCAACATCTGTGGAGCCAATCTGTTTCTCTTTTTTGTTTGTGCGGCATCGAAAGCACTCCAGTTACGTTCACATGCTGAAGCACTACACGGCTGACTTAATAAATGAATGGCAACCTTTCTTAGTATAGGAACAGAGCCTCCATTTGCTTCCCACCACACCCCTATAATAAGGCCATAAACTTAGATAAACAATACACCCTAGATACGACTAATtatccaaaaacaaaaaagaaaattcattaaaaaaaaaacttacttggATGACAATTACTGATTTGATCTATTGAGATGCTTGTAAAGATCTTTGGATGTTTTCCATTATAAAGTAAAAGCTCTTGCGAAAACTTGGTTCTTTCAGTGGTATCAATCAGTTTGTCATAAATATATGACAAGACAGCTTGCACAACTTCATTAGTATATGAAATCTTTCCATCAAACATGAAAGGAGGGTTCAAATACATGGCAGCAACATGAACCTCATGAAGCAGGTTAGATTTCGCTCTGAATTCAAACAATTCCCATATATGCATATACTTAACAGGATCCTCTTCACATCGTTTTTTAATTGCCTTTCGTGCTCTATCTGTTGCTTCATAAATGTAGCCTGAAGTTGACCCATCACCGTCGACTAACCGTAATACCTTTACCAATGGCTCCATTGCTGAAATTAGCTCTTTCCCATCCTCCCAAAATGGTGTTCCTTGTATAAGCTCTTTGACTATGTCAGCAACAGCTCCTTTGCTGTACAACATGTTTCTATATTCAACCGATGCGACCAAGTTTctcaaaccatcttcaacatctAAAATAGATTGAAGCATAAGAAAATGAGACGcaaacctggttttagaatactTTCTCAAATCTTTCTTGGTATGCTCTCTCATTAAGTCCAAAAGAATGATATGCCTatagaaatggtcatatatctttCTTGCTTTGAGAAAAATATCTTTAACCCAATCAACAGAATCATATATATCCTCAAACAACAATTGAACTCCATGAGCAGCACACTTTGATTTGATTATGTGGGGATACTCTTCCATGATCAGGTTACAAGCAAGTCCATAGTTTGAAGCATTGTCGGTCACAATTTgcactacattttcagcaccaaTCTCTTCAATAACTGGTAAAAGTACCTCCCTTATAAATAAACCTGTGTTCGACTCTCCGTATCTTTCAACTGATTTTAAGAATACTGCCCCTTTTGGTGAGTAAGCAATCACATTTATAAACGACCGTTTTTTCATATCTGTCCATATGTCTGACATGATGGTGCATCCAGTTAAACTCCAAGATTCTTTGACTTCATTTACATAACGTTCCACATCTGCTTTAGTATTGACAACCAACTTAGTCCGAAGAGTAGAATAACTAGGTAATGAATATCCAATACTATATTCCGAAACAGCCTTAATCATCTCAATAAACCCTGTTGTCTGTATAACATTAAAAGCAATGTTATTCAAGAAGAAACAAAGATCTACTTTCATGTCCATCGCATCTTTATCCTTTTTGCTGAGCATTGCAGGTATTGAAGTTTGTTGCAATCTTGGTTCTTCACAGACACTAACACTGCTCTCCCCAACACTCCCCGTAGATGATTTAGCTCTTTTAGTCCCACTAACATTAACACCGGCCTCCCCAACTGCAGTAACAGCAAATGCTTGTACTTCCTCAGGTACTTGTGCACAAATAGCAATGTCACGGCCTTTAATACCTGATAAATGAGACTTCACTCTTGCTACTCCTCCAGGAAAATATCTTTTGCAGTACTTACATTTGAAACGGTTATTCAGTTTCTCGGCATAttcccaaaatttgtcttttatcTTCGTCATCTCCTACCAAATACACACTGAAACTAGTTTTAAGTATCAACAAAACTAGAGAAAGAGAATTTCTTGAACGAATAACGATATTAATTTATAAACATATGAATCCAAATTAAGCTCATAATATTATTCATAAATCTATAACCTAATTCATTATTCATAATATTATTAATCAACTAAAATTGCAGTAACAAAATATCTAACCTAAGGATATAACCAATCATGGATTCAATACAATCCAATATAAATTAAACATAAATAGATGTActgttgattcaattgaatcatattgaaaaccaaaaaatcagaatcaaacaTAAAAATACAACATATAATATGTTGATGGAATCATGCCATACCTTGTCGCCAGCCTTAGAAgcagatattgaaggatttgaagataggaaatcagaAAACGAATTTGGGTGCGATCTGTTCAGTGACTGAGAAGGTAGAAGAAGGAGTTAGGTTAGAAGAAATCTTCATTCTCTCTCCAAATTTTCTATTTATACAGACTCATTTCTTAACCCTATTTTTCCCGTCCGAACGAATAAAGGTTGATTCGGGACGTAAAAGACGCGAATAATTCGGGATCTTCATATAACACGCGTACCTGGGTCGGTCTTTCAATGGGTCGCCCGTATGATTCGTTCCCGATTGATACAGCATAATTCGCGAATAATTCGCGAATTATtcgccgaattgctaactagggtcttGAGAGGAAAGGTGGACGCATAAGATATCTTCTGCTTTGACCCAAACTCATCATACACCCTTTTTTAGCCATAATGTCCGCCGAAAAATTAATTTCTCTAAATCCATGTCTGAATTGAAGAGAATTGATCATAGTTTTTAACCTGTACCAACGAGCCAGAACAATTCAAGGGAGATTATCTGAGTGAAAATCTTTAATTGTAGCTTGAGAGTCAGATTGGATTAAAATATTTAACCAACCATTCTCTACTGCCCATTCCAGT includes these proteins:
- the LOC113343298 gene encoding uncharacterized protein LOC113343298; this encodes MTKIKDKFWEYAEKLNNRFKCKYCKRYFPGGVARVKSHLSGIKGRDIAICAQVPEEVQAFAVTAVGEAGVNVSGTKRAKSSTGSVGESSVSVCEEPRLQQTSIPAMLSKKDKDAMDMKVDLCFFLNNIAFNVIQTTGFIEMIKAVSEYSIGYSLPSYSTLRTKLVVNTKADVERYVNEVKESWSLTGCTIMSDIWTDMKKRSFINVIAYSPKGAVFLKSVERYGESNTGLFIREVLLPVIEEIGAENVVQIVTDNASNYGLACNLIMEEYPHIIKSKCAAHGVQLLFEDIYDSVDWVKDIFLKARKIYDHFYRHIILLDLMREHTKKDLRKYSKTRFASHFLMLQSILDVEDGLRNLVASVEYRNMLYSKGAVADIVKELIQGTPFWEDGKELISAMEPLVKVLRLVDGDGSTSGYIYEATDRARKAIKKRCEEDPVKYMHIWELFEFRAKSNLLHEVHVAAMYLNPPFMFDGKISYTNEVVQAVLSYIYDKLIDTTERTKFSQELLLYNGKHPKIFTSISIDQISNCHPRVWWEANGGSVPILRKVAIHLLSQPCSASACERNWSAFDAAQTKKRNRLAPQMLKDLVYIRMNSLMLKNSVNFELKDRDPINLENLAEWDTELVDGNLDEAIDEGFVADAQSDLNAAWMDRMCSGIGTSSRMNYRHQ